The Anaerolineales bacterium region CCGGCGTCTTGAGCTCATGGCTGATGACGGAGATGAAGGTAGTCTGCAGCTCCTCCGCCTCGCGGAAGCGGCTCACATCCCGTACCGAGGCGATGATGTTGAGCAGCTGGCCCTCCTGCGTTTTTAGCGGCGCGTAGGTCACGCCCACCGCCAGCGCGCTGCCATCCGGACGCTGCAGGTCGCCCTCCACGTACAGGGTGGCCGTGGGCGTCAGCGGCCAGCCGCCGGCTTCCGCCTGCTCCAGCGTGGGGCCGTGCTCCACCTCGCCGAATTGGATCACCTCATTGTGCCTCAGCCCCACCACGTCGCCCGCCGCCCGGCCCGAGAGGCGCGCGAAGGCCGGGTTGCAGCGCTCGATGGTGTGGTCCGGCCCCAGGATCAGGATGCCGTCTGCGACCGCGTCCAAAATCGCCTCGGTGCGCCGCCGTTCGCGGTTGGTGCTGGCGTATTGCTGTGCATTCTGCACAGCAATTGCCGCCTGCACCGCAAAGCTCTGCAACAGCACGCGGTCCTCGCCAGAGAACTGGCCGCGGTAATTGCGGAACACAAAGATCACGCCAAGCACGCGGTTCTGGGCGATCAGCGGCAAGCCCACGCCAGTGAACAGGCCCAGGCTCACTTCCCGCGCCAGGCGCTGCAGCAGGCGGTTGACCTCGGGCAGCTCAAAGCGGGCCGCATCCTCATGGTCAGGCACGGCCTTCAAGATGGGGTTCAGATATTGGATCAGCTCGTTGGGAATGCCATACGAGGCGGCCGTGGCCCAGCCGCCCGGTTCGCCACGCAACGCCACCAGCCCGGCCTGGCCGGCCAGCAGGTCAGCAGCGTGGCGCAAAATGCGCGCCAGCACCTCGTCAAGGTCCAGCTCTTGGGTGATGACCCGCGCGATCTCAAGCAGATAATCACGCTGGCGTACTCTAAAGTCAGGCAACATAGGCTCGTCCGTCCTTGAAGCTGGCGCGCCGTGGGCGGCCAGCTCCAGGTTGCCCAATCATACGGCGTATGCTCAGGCTTTGGGCAGGCTGGCTTCCAGGATCTCCAGCGCTTTATCAATGATCTCCGCCGGGGTGTCCAGCATGCCGCGGAAGCGTACCGAGCGCGGCCCGCAGCTGAGCGCGTACACGCCGTGCTCCTTCATGCGCTCCAGTAGGGCGTCACGCGCCGCGCTGTCGGGCGTGTCGAACGCCACCATCATGCCGCGGCCGCGCACATTGTCCATAAAGCCATTGGAGTTGGCCGCCACACTGTGAAGGCCGCTTATCAGGCGCTCGCCCATCTTGGCGGTGTGCTCCACCAGCTTCTCTTCCTGCATGATCTCAATGAAGCGCTGCGAGCGCACCATGTCAGTCAGGTCGCCGCCCCAGGTGGAGTTGATGCGGCTCTCTTCTACGAAGACGTTCTTGTCCACATCATCAATCCGGTCGCCGGCAATGAAACCGCACACCTGCGACTTCTTGCCGAACACAATAATGTCCGGCTCAATGCCCATATGTTCCACGGCCCACATCTTGCCCGTGATGCCCATGCCGCTCTGCACTTCGTCCATGATCAGCAGGAACTCGTGGTCATCCGCCATGCGGCGCAGTTCCTTGAAGAATTCCGGGCGGAAGTGGTTGTCGCCGCCCTCGCCCTGGATCGGCTCAATGATCAGCGCGGCAATATCACCCGGGAACTGCTGCAGGGCAAACTCGATCTGCGTGATGGCGATCTGCTCTTCACGCTTGACCTCTTCCAGCACCTGGTCGGTCACCGGAAAGCGCAGCTTGGGGTTGAGGATGCGCGGCCACTCGAACTTGGGGAAGTACAGATACTTGCGCTCGTCGTGCGTATTGGTCATCGAGACCGTATAGCCGGAGCGGCCATGGAAGGCCTGGCGGAAATGAATGACCTTGCTGCCCAGTCCATCAATGCGGTGCATACGCCCTTGGGGCGGCTTGCTGATGGTGGCAAAGTTGCGGCGCACCTTCCAGTCGAACGCCACTTTGAGGGCATTCTCTACCGCCAAAGCGCCGCCACCAACCAGGAACAGCTTCTGCATGCTGGATGGCATCACATACTTGGCAAAGGTCTCGACGAACTCGGCCATATACGTCGTGAAAAAGTCAGACGAAGACGGTTTGGTGATCGCGACGCTCAGCATCTTCTCAATGAAGGCCGATTCGTGCATTTTGGGGTGGTTATGGCTTACGGGAGCGCTGGCAAAGTAGGTGAAGAAGTCGATATATTCTTTGCCAGTGATGGCGTCACGCAAATACGGGCCGTGCGAACCCTCAATATCAACGACGATCGGCTCACTGCCTGCCGGCAGATGCTTGGCAATAATTGCGTGGACGTCAGACGGTTTCATTCGTTTCCTTTTACGGGTCTATTCTGAAGTAACGAGCGGATTATATCAGCAGCCCCTCAGCGCCCTCCAATTACGCCAACGGTATAATCTTTGCTCCCCATGCTCGTTTCCTTATCCACACGGCCCCGGCCGCCGTTCAACGGCGGCGGCCGCACAAGCGGCCACATCGACTGATGACAACTGAGATCGCCCTTACCCTGGGGATTTTGTCCGCCGCCGTGCTGCTGTTGGCCACCGAGCGCTTCCGCGCCGACTTGATCGGCCTGCTGGTGCTGCTCGGCCTGGCCCTCAGCCGGGTCATCACTCCCACCGAGGCCTTCTCCGGCTTCAGCAACCCGGCCATCATCACCATCTGGGCCATGCTCATCATCAGCGCCGGCCTGGCCCGCACCGGCGTCGCCAACTGGCTGGGCCGCCGCCTCAACGCCGCCGGTGGCAAGAACGAGGTGACCTTGCTGGCCGCCACCTTGTTCATGGTGGCCTTGTTCTCTTCCTTTACCAGCAGCACCGGCATCGTGGTGATGATGCTGCCGGTGGTCAGCCAGATCGCCAAAAAGCGCGGCCTGGCCACCTCGCACCTGCTGATGCCGATCGCCTTCGGCACCCTGCTGGGCGGCACCAACACGCTCATCAGCAACGCCTCCAACTTGCTCGCCAACAACGCCCTCATCGAGCTCGGCTTGCCTGCCTTCAGCTTCTTTGATTTCGCCCGCGTCGGCCTGCCCGTCACCCTGGGCGGCATCGCCTTCCTGGCCATCTTCGGCCGCCGCCTCATGCCGCAGCGCACCTCCGCCCTGCAAGTGAGCCAGATGCACGAAACCGGCGAACTCTTCGGCCTGGAGGAGCGCCTGTTCACGGTGCGCCTGCCGGTGGATTGCAGCCTGGCCGGCCGCCCGCTCAGCGCCAGCCGCCTGGGCGCCGCCCTCAAGCTCAATGTCATCGGCATCACGCGTGACCGCCGCCCGCGCTTCTCGCCTACGCCAGACACGCTGCTGCGCGGCGGCGACGAGCTGCTGGTGCTCGGCCGCATCGAACTGTTGCAGCAGATCATCCAAGGCCAAACCCTGACCCTGCCCAGCCGCAACGGCGCCTCCGCCGCCGGTCAGGACCCCAGCCTGGCCGTGCGCGACATCATCTCGCCGCAGGTCTCACTGGTGGAAGTGGAGATCACGCCCGATTCCCCGTTGGAAGAGCGCACCCTCTCGCGCATGGACTTCCGCAAGCAGTACAACGCCAACGTGCTCGCCATCCGCCAGGGCGCCAACCTCGTGCGCACCAACTTCCAGCACCTGCCCCTGCAAGCTGGCGACCGCTTGCTGCTGCAGACCAGCCGCAAGCAGCTCGCCGCCCTCGGCCAATCATCTGATTTCACCATCCGCGAAGGCGACTTGGCCGAGTACCGTCTGCAGGACCGCTTGCAGATGCTCACCGTTCCCGAAGGCTCGCGGCTGGAGGGCCTCAGCCTGGCCGAGAGCGACCTGGCGGATGCCTTCGGGCTCTCGGTGCTCGGCATCCTGCGCGATGGCAAGACCCGCCTGATGCCGCGCCCGCGTGAGCGCTTGCGCGCCGGCGACCAGCTGGTCGTCGAGGGCCGCGCCGAAGACGTGGAGCTGCTGCACGGCCTGCAGGAGCTCGAGATCATCGGCGATGCAACCCTGCCGCGCCCATCTGAGCTCGAGACCGAGGATGTGGGCCTGGCCGAGATGGTCATCTCGCCCCATGCTGAGCTCAAAAACAAGACCCTGCACGACATCCATTTCCGCGAGCACTACGGCCTGAACGTGCTCGCCATCTGGCGCCGCGGCCGCGCCTATCGCTTCAACCTGCGCGAGATGCCGCTGCACGCCGGCGACACCTTGCTCATCCACGGCGACCGTAGCCGCATCAAGCTGCTCGCCGAGAGCGGCGAATTCCTCGTCACCTCGCCTGACCTGCAGGAGGCGCCGCGGAAAGAGAAAGCCCTGCTGGCCGCCCTCATCATGCTCAGCGTCGTCGCCAGCGTCGGCTTCGGCGTGCTGCCCATCGAGATCGCCGCCGTGGCCGGCGCCGCCCTCATGGTGCTCTCGCGTTGCCTCACCATGGAAGAGGCCCAGCGCTCCATCCACTGGCCCGCCATCTTCCTCATCGCCGGCATGCTGCCGCTAGGCATCGCCATGGAGAATACGGGCGCGGCCGGCTACCTAGGCGATATTCTCTTCGCCTCGGCGGGCAGCTGGCAGACCCCACTGCTGATCGCGGTGCTTTTCATCGCCAGCAATCTGGCGGCCCAGTTCATCCCCACCTCGGTGGTCGTGGTGCTGATCTCCAGCGTGGCGCTCAGCAGCCTGGGCGTGCTGGCCGCTTCGCCGCAGGCGATCTTGATGGCCATCGCCCTGGGCGCCTCGCTGCCCTTCCTCACCCCCACCGGCCACCCCGCCAACCTGTTGGTCATGGGTCCGGGCGGCTATCGCTTTGGCGACTATTTCCGCCTCGGCCTGCCGCTAACCCTGCTCACCCTGGCCATCGCCGTGGTCGCCGTGCCCTACTACTGGCCATGAGCTTCGATTTCAAATTCACGCTCGAAGGCCAAAGCGGCCGCGCTCGCGCCGGCCGCTTTGCCACCCCGCACGGCGAGCTGCTCACCCCGGTCTTCGCCCCGGTCGGCACCGCCGCCACCGTCAAAGCCATCACCCCGCCCCAACTGCACGAGATGGGCGCCAGCCTGGTGCTCTCCAATACGTATCACCTCTACCTGCGCCCCGGCGACAAACTGGTGGCCGAGATGGGCGGTTTGCACAACTTCATGCAGTGGCCGAATCCCATGCTGACCGATTCGGGCGGCTTCCAGGTCTTCTCGCTGTCGCAAACCCGCTCGGTGGATGACGACGGCGTAGACTTCCGCAGCCACATTGACGGCTCGCTGCACCGCTTCACCCCCGAAAGTGTGATGGCCATTCAGGAGAATTTGGGCGCTGACATCATCATGGCCTTCGACGAATGCGCCGAGCCGACCGACCGCGCCTACAACGCGCAGGCGATGCAGCGCACCCACGCCTGGCTGCAGCGCTGCATCGCCGCCAAACGCCGCGGCGACCAGGCCCTCTTCGGCATTGTCCAGGGCGGCGTCTGGCCTGAGCTGCGTGCCCAGTCCGCCGAGTTCGTGGCCAGCCTGGATCTGCCCGGCAACGCCATCGGCGGCCTATCGGTCGGCGAAAGCAAGGAAGACATGCACGCCATGCTGGATGTGGTCGACCCGATCCTGCCCGCCAACAAGCCGCGCTATCTCATGGGCGTCGGCACCCCCGAAGATCTGGTGCAGTGCATCCAACGCGGTGTAGACATTTTCGATTGCGTGCTACCCACCCGTCTGGGCCGCACCAACGCCGCCTTCCTGCGGGCCGGCGGCCGCCTCAACCTCAAGAATGCGGAGTACGCCCGCGACGCCCGCCCCATTGACGAAAGCTGCGGCTGCTACACCTGCCGCAGCTTCACCCGCGCCTATGTGCGCCACCTGGCTGTGGCCAAAGAGATGCTGGTCGCTACGCTGCTGTCCATTCACAATCTCTATACACTCATTCACATCGCCAAAGATCTGCGCGCCGCCATTCTGGATGGCACGTTCCCTCAAGTGGCCGCCGCGCTGGAAGCGCACCACAGCCCCCTCAAGTAAGATAAGGCATTCCAAACTGAGGTTTCATTTTTGACATGACATTGCTTGAAGCCGCCCTGTTGGGCATTGTGCAGGGCCTGACCGAATTTTTGCCCATCTCCAGTTCCGGCCATCTCATCCTGGCCCGCAACTGGCTGGGCCTGCCGGCCGAAGACAGCGCCGCCTTCGTGTTCGATGTGCTCATCCAGCTCGGCACCTGGCTGGCCGTGCTGGCCTACTTCCGCAAAGACTTGCTGGCCATCGCTACAGACATGCTCGCCAGCCTGCGCTCTCGCAACGCCAGCCAGCCTATGCTCACCAATGCCCGCCTGGGCTGGCTGATCCTGCTCTCCACCCTGCCGGCCATCCTTGTTGGTTGGCTCATCAAGGACAGTATGGATAGGTTCTCCAGCCTGGCTTACACCGGCGTCTTCCTCATCGTCAATGGCCTGCTACTGGTGGCTGCCGAGTGGCTGGGCAAAAAACAGCGTCAGCTCAGCCAGCTCACCGCCGCCGATGCACTCTGGATCGGCGTCGCTCAAATTTTCGCCTTGCTGCCGGCCGTCTCACGCTCCGCCTCCACCCTCTTCGGCGGCATGCTGCGCCACTTTGACCGCCGCCAGGCCGCCCGCTTCGCCTTCCTGATGTCAGTGCCTGTCATGCCCGCCGCCGGCTTCGTGGCCCTTTTGCAGCTCGGCAGCCTGGGCAGCGCCGCCGACCTGCTGCTGCCGCTGGCTGTGGGCTTTGTGGCTGCGGCCCTCGTGGGCTACGCCGCCATCCGCTGGCTGCTCAACTACCTCGCCACCCATTCCTTCTATCCGTTCGCCGCCTATTGCGCCGTCTTGGGTATCCTTATCCTGTTACTGCAATGAAGTCCGTTTATCTCTTCCTCGCCGCCCTGCTCCTGCTCGGTTGCAGCCCTCAGGCTGCCCCGCAGGAATCAGTGCGCATCGCCATCAGCCCGGCGGCGTACCCGGCCGCCCAGGCCGTGATGGCGTGCCTGCCGGCAGACGACAGCGTCGCCGCGGTGATCGACTCCGTTCACGCTTCGCAAATTGACTATAGCGAATACGACTTCTACATTCATCTCGGTCGCAACACCTCGGCC contains the following coding sequences:
- a CDS encoding GAF domain-containing protein, whose translation is MGNLELAAHGAPASRTDEPMLPDFRVRQRDYLLEIARVITQELDLDEVLARILRHAADLLAGQAGLVALRGEPGGWATAASYGIPNELIQYLNPILKAVPDHEDAARFELPEVNRLLQRLAREVSLGLFTGVGLPLIAQNRVLGVIFVFRNYRGQFSGEDRVLLQSFAVQAAIAVQNAQQYASTNRERRRTEAILDAVADGILILGPDHTIERCNPAFARLSGRAAGDVVGLRHNEVIQFGEVEHGPTLEQAEAGGWPLTPTATLYVEGDLQRPDGSALAVGVTYAPLKTQEGQLLNIIASVRDVSRFREAEELQTTFISVISHELKTPVALIKGYVGTLRRPDVRWDGKVVQDSLEVIEEEADRLSGLIENLLDASRLEAGVLPINASDISLPLLAERMAERFRTQSPSHKFVLDFPPDYPVILADEQRIGQVLLNLLSNAVKYSPQGGEIRIWGQVRPEHVVVCVSDQGPGIAQGDIPHIFDRFYRADEAQRNTKGAGLGLYLTRAILEAHGGSIWVDPTYTDGACICFSLPRH
- the lat gene encoding L-lysine 6-transaminase gives rise to the protein MKPSDVHAIIAKHLPAGSEPIVVDIEGSHGPYLRDAITGKEYIDFFTYFASAPVSHNHPKMHESAFIEKMLSVAITKPSSSDFFTTYMAEFVETFAKYVMPSSMQKLFLVGGGALAVENALKVAFDWKVRRNFATISKPPQGRMHRIDGLGSKVIHFRQAFHGRSGYTVSMTNTHDERKYLYFPKFEWPRILNPKLRFPVTDQVLEEVKREEQIAITQIEFALQQFPGDIAALIIEPIQGEGGDNHFRPEFFKELRRMADDHEFLLIMDEVQSGMGITGKMWAVEHMGIEPDIIVFGKKSQVCGFIAGDRIDDVDKNVFVEESRINSTWGGDLTDMVRSQRFIEIMQEEKLVEHTAKMGERLISGLHSVAANSNGFMDNVRGRGMMVAFDTPDSAARDALLERMKEHGVYALSCGPRSVRFRGMLDTPAEIIDKALEILEASLPKA
- a CDS encoding SLC13 family permease; the protein is MTTEIALTLGILSAAVLLLATERFRADLIGLLVLLGLALSRVITPTEAFSGFSNPAIITIWAMLIISAGLARTGVANWLGRRLNAAGGKNEVTLLAATLFMVALFSSFTSSTGIVVMMLPVVSQIAKKRGLATSHLLMPIAFGTLLGGTNTLISNASNLLANNALIELGLPAFSFFDFARVGLPVTLGGIAFLAIFGRRLMPQRTSALQVSQMHETGELFGLEERLFTVRLPVDCSLAGRPLSASRLGAALKLNVIGITRDRRPRFSPTPDTLLRGGDELLVLGRIELLQQIIQGQTLTLPSRNGASAAGQDPSLAVRDIISPQVSLVEVEITPDSPLEERTLSRMDFRKQYNANVLAIRQGANLVRTNFQHLPLQAGDRLLLQTSRKQLAALGQSSDFTIREGDLAEYRLQDRLQMLTVPEGSRLEGLSLAESDLADAFGLSVLGILRDGKTRLMPRPRERLRAGDQLVVEGRAEDVELLHGLQELEIIGDATLPRPSELETEDVGLAEMVISPHAELKNKTLHDIHFREHYGLNVLAIWRRGRAYRFNLREMPLHAGDTLLIHGDRSRIKLLAESGEFLVTSPDLQEAPRKEKALLAALIMLSVVASVGFGVLPIEIAAVAGAALMVLSRCLTMEEAQRSIHWPAIFLIAGMLPLGIAMENTGAAGYLGDILFASAGSWQTPLLIAVLFIASNLAAQFIPTSVVVVLISSVALSSLGVLAASPQAILMAIALGASLPFLTPTGHPANLLVMGPGGYRFGDYFRLGLPLTLLTLAIAVVAVPYYWP
- the tgt gene encoding tRNA guanosine(34) transglycosylase Tgt, whose translation is MSFDFKFTLEGQSGRARAGRFATPHGELLTPVFAPVGTAATVKAITPPQLHEMGASLVLSNTYHLYLRPGDKLVAEMGGLHNFMQWPNPMLTDSGGFQVFSLSQTRSVDDDGVDFRSHIDGSLHRFTPESVMAIQENLGADIIMAFDECAEPTDRAYNAQAMQRTHAWLQRCIAAKRRGDQALFGIVQGGVWPELRAQSAEFVASLDLPGNAIGGLSVGESKEDMHAMLDVVDPILPANKPRYLMGVGTPEDLVQCIQRGVDIFDCVLPTRLGRTNAAFLRAGGRLNLKNAEYARDARPIDESCGCYTCRSFTRAYVRHLAVAKEMLVATLLSIHNLYTLIHIAKDLRAAILDGTFPQVAAALEAHHSPLK
- the uppP gene encoding undecaprenyl-diphosphatase UppP, encoding MTLLEAALLGIVQGLTEFLPISSSGHLILARNWLGLPAEDSAAFVFDVLIQLGTWLAVLAYFRKDLLAIATDMLASLRSRNASQPMLTNARLGWLILLSTLPAILVGWLIKDSMDRFSSLAYTGVFLIVNGLLLVAAEWLGKKQRQLSQLTAADALWIGVAQIFALLPAVSRSASTLFGGMLRHFDRRQAARFAFLMSVPVMPAAGFVALLQLGSLGSAADLLLPLAVGFVAAALVGYAAIRWLLNYLATHSFYPFAAYCAVLGILILLLQ